A genomic window from Brevibacillus agri includes:
- the rpoN gene encoding RNA polymerase factor sigma-54: MNMGLGLYQEQTLKLVMTPELRQAITILQYSAVDLISYLQDQANENPVFDLEVAAEVATAKAEKPAPEIDWKEIVGNRATGDYSPAKNESTYNPLDYVQQGNENLYEHLERQLGYVKGFSPLQKRIALFLIGNLDEKGYLEITLEEASRNLGVDVPEIEDVLSVLQHFDPVGVAARSLEECLLLQLEHLALDDEKIVLVVRNHLQDLADNRYQRIADKVGCTPQEVQTMADLVRTLNPRPGAQFSQAETRYVIPDVTVEKVGSEYVVLVNDVAAPRLKINSFYEKMLSQQKSQEEAKQFIHDKLNAAMWLAKSLEQRRLTLMRVTQAIVDMQRDFFDRGIHYLKPMTQKEIAERVGLHESTISRATSNKYVQTPRGIFELKYFFTSALTTSSGSATSSESVKRRIKALIEQEDRKAPLSDQKLGEMLLAEGIEISRRTVAKYREEMLIPSSAKRKRF, encoded by the coding sequence ATGAACATGGGATTGGGTTTGTATCAGGAACAGACGCTGAAACTTGTGATGACGCCGGAGTTGCGTCAGGCCATTACTATATTGCAATACTCTGCTGTTGATCTGATCTCCTATTTGCAGGATCAGGCCAACGAAAATCCTGTATTTGACCTGGAAGTGGCAGCGGAAGTGGCTACGGCAAAAGCAGAAAAGCCGGCGCCGGAAATCGACTGGAAGGAAATCGTCGGAAACCGCGCGACAGGCGATTATTCTCCGGCAAAAAATGAAAGCACTTACAACCCGCTGGATTACGTGCAGCAAGGCAACGAAAACTTGTATGAGCATCTGGAGCGGCAGCTTGGCTATGTAAAAGGCTTCTCGCCTCTGCAAAAGCGAATCGCACTGTTTTTGATCGGAAATTTGGACGAAAAAGGCTATCTGGAAATTACGCTGGAGGAAGCGAGCCGCAATCTCGGGGTAGACGTGCCGGAGATTGAGGATGTGCTGTCGGTGTTGCAGCATTTTGATCCGGTAGGCGTGGCGGCGCGTAGTCTGGAGGAATGTTTGCTCTTGCAGTTGGAGCACCTGGCCCTCGACGACGAAAAGATCGTCCTGGTCGTGCGCAACCATCTGCAAGACCTCGCCGACAACCGCTACCAGCGCATTGCCGACAAAGTGGGCTGCACGCCGCAGGAAGTGCAGACGATGGCGGATTTGGTCCGCACGCTGAATCCAAGGCCCGGCGCCCAGTTTTCCCAGGCGGAGACGAGATACGTCATCCCGGACGTGACGGTGGAAAAGGTCGGGAGCGAGTACGTCGTGCTCGTCAACGATGTGGCGGCGCCGCGTTTGAAAATCAACAGCTTTTATGAGAAAATGCTTAGTCAGCAAAAAAGCCAGGAAGAGGCGAAGCAGTTTATCCACGACAAGCTTAACGCTGCGATGTGGCTGGCGAAAAGCCTGGAACAGCGCCGTCTGACGCTGATGCGCGTCACCCAGGCGATCGTGGACATGCAGCGCGACTTTTTCGACCGCGGCATCCATTACTTGAAGCCGATGACGCAAAAGGAGATCGCCGAGCGGGTCGGCTTGCACGAATCGACGATCAGCCGTGCGACCAGCAACAAATACGTGCAGACTCCGCGGGGCATTTTTGAGCTGAAATACTTCTTTACTTCCGCCCTCACCACTTCCAGCGGGTCTGCGACATCCTCGGAGAGCGTCAAACGCAGAATCAAGGCGTTGATTGAGCAGGAGGATCGCAAGGCGCCGCTGTCTGACCAGAAGCTGGGGGAAATGCTGCTTGCGGAAGGAATCGAAATTTCTCGCCGCACGGTCGCCAAGTACCGCGAAGAAATGCTGATCCCGTCCTCTGCAAAACGAAAGAGGTTTTAA
- a CDS encoding glutaredoxin family protein, with protein MNNKQLEVVLYGRKKCHLCDDVELAIRSLAEEFPLQLHIVDIESDAQLHEEMMLVIPVVAIDGEVVFRSITHVVTIEELRAEFRKRQLTS; from the coding sequence ATGAACAACAAGCAGCTTGAGGTCGTCCTGTACGGACGGAAAAAATGCCATTTGTGCGACGATGTGGAGCTTGCCATCCGCAGTCTGGCGGAAGAGTTTCCGTTGCAACTGCACATCGTGGACATTGAGAGCGACGCACAGCTTCACGAAGAAATGATGCTGGTGATTCCGGTAGTGGCGATCGACGGAGAAGTAGTGTTCCGTTCGATTACGCATGTAGTGACGATCGAGGAGCTGCGGGCTGAGTTTCGGAAGCGCCAGTTGACCAGTTGA
- a CDS encoding sugar-binding transcriptional regulator, with protein sequence MRRLLELQQKLLPDLTQVLRERYMLLRSIYHLQPIGRRGLAQAMNTTERILRAEVELLKETGLLTVTAAGMHLSGEGQQVLDDMEPLVGELFGLTDLAEGLQKKLGIPEVIVVQGDADQSPWVKDELGRVGARVLKQVVQEGDIVAVTGGTSIASVANHLTPSASFKNVQFVPARGGLGERVELQANSLAAAMAAKTGATYRLLHVPDRLHPEALQTLLKEPQVQDVLSLLRDTRIVLHGIGDALAMARRRNYSEEELADLAEAGAVSESFGYYFNEAGEIVHRMPTIGLQLEEVHKAETVLSIAGGESKAKAILSFAKQSCQNVLITDEGAARALLSARL encoded by the coding sequence ATGCGACGATTACTGGAACTGCAGCAAAAGCTGCTGCCTGATCTGACTCAGGTCTTGCGCGAGAGGTATATGCTGCTCCGGTCGATCTACCACTTGCAGCCGATCGGACGCAGAGGGCTTGCGCAAGCGATGAATACGACAGAGCGTATTTTGCGGGCGGAAGTCGAGCTGTTGAAGGAGACAGGGCTGTTGACGGTTACCGCCGCAGGGATGCACCTGAGCGGAGAGGGGCAGCAGGTGCTGGATGACATGGAGCCGCTCGTAGGCGAACTGTTTGGCCTTACAGACTTGGCAGAAGGTCTGCAAAAGAAGCTCGGCATCCCGGAAGTGATCGTGGTGCAGGGCGACGCAGACCAGTCGCCGTGGGTCAAGGATGAGCTGGGGCGCGTAGGAGCGAGAGTGCTGAAGCAGGTCGTTCAGGAGGGAGATATTGTCGCCGTGACAGGCGGCACCTCCATCGCAAGCGTAGCCAACCACTTGACGCCTTCCGCTTCGTTCAAAAATGTGCAGTTTGTGCCCGCACGCGGCGGCCTGGGCGAGAGAGTGGAGCTGCAAGCCAACTCGCTTGCCGCTGCCATGGCTGCAAAGACTGGCGCTACTTACCGGCTGCTTCACGTGCCGGATCGCCTGCATCCGGAAGCCTTGCAGACGCTGCTCAAGGAGCCGCAGGTGCAAGATGTGCTCTCGCTTTTGCGGGATACGCGCATCGTGCTGCACGGCATCGGCGACGCCCTCGCAATGGCTCGCCGCCGCAATTATTCGGAAGAGGAGCTCGCTGATTTGGCAGAAGCCGGGGCGGTGTCTGAGTCCTTCGGCTACTACTTTAATGAAGCGGGCGAAATCGTCCACCGGATGCCGACGATCGGGCTGCAACTGGAGGAAGTGCACAAAGCTGAAACGGTACTCTCCATAGCGGGGGGCGAAAGCAAGGCAAAAGCGATTCTTTCCTTTGCCAAACAATCGTGTCAGAATGTACTCATTACGGATGAAGGGGCTGCAAGAGCCTTGTTGTCCGCACGATTGTAA
- a CDS encoding Na+/H+ antiporter NhaC family protein, translated as MSMAQVMPILAMIAGIVFSLSLGFPIALGIVFAILVTLVSVSKLGYSLKQQFSFGWEGVKKTKPVLMILFLVGVLIPLLMMGGTIPAIIYYGLSIVNVDYLFVLSFLLTGAVSYLLGTSVGTLSTIGLSLMGIAHAAGISPAIVGGALISGAMVGERFSPISSSRLLVLSNVGMTEEQDRRTRRPAMLATGICAVLFLLMDLFRTQTGSGEMISLYQGLLSSHFSLNGLLMLPLIVLIGSFALRVKAVTALLYGIVVSAVMVGIHGQLDAKTFFSAMLYGYELHSGTPLDQLVHGGGMVAILNVLLLIVLAGFLNGILNQANILTPIVDKLMGNTKNPTVLVAKAAALSLLVVIISCNQTIPILVLGSTLLERFSQWTGGRELLGKTMLDSTVVMPVLIPWNGLSMVMALTLGVPTVQTLPFVFFSIVLPIVTILSTRGFSPEGGFIATKNKAS; from the coding sequence ATGTCTATGGCGCAGGTTATGCCCATCCTGGCGATGATTGCAGGAATTGTGTTCAGTTTGTCACTCGGTTTTCCGATTGCGCTGGGGATTGTTTTTGCGATCCTGGTCACACTGGTTAGTGTGAGCAAACTGGGCTATTCCTTGAAGCAGCAATTCTCGTTTGGCTGGGAAGGCGTCAAGAAGACGAAGCCGGTTCTCATGATCCTCTTCTTGGTGGGCGTGTTGATTCCGCTTTTGATGATGGGAGGAACCATACCCGCGATCATTTACTACGGGTTGTCCATCGTCAACGTCGACTATTTGTTTGTTCTCTCCTTTTTGCTGACAGGAGCGGTCAGTTATCTGCTGGGGACCTCTGTTGGCACCTTGAGTACCATCGGCCTGTCGCTGATGGGGATTGCCCATGCGGCAGGCATTTCGCCAGCGATTGTCGGTGGCGCGTTGATCTCCGGAGCGATGGTGGGAGAGCGGTTTTCGCCGATTTCCAGCAGCCGGCTGCTCGTCCTGTCCAATGTCGGAATGACAGAAGAACAGGACAGGCGAACCAGGCGTCCTGCCATGCTCGCGACAGGCATATGCGCCGTGCTGTTTCTCCTCATGGATCTGTTTCGCACACAGACCGGTTCCGGCGAGATGATTTCGTTGTATCAAGGGCTGTTGTCCAGCCACTTTTCGCTAAATGGGTTGCTCATGCTGCCGCTGATTGTCCTGATCGGGTCTTTCGCCCTGCGAGTAAAGGCCGTGACCGCGCTTTTGTACGGAATCGTGGTCAGCGCCGTCATGGTGGGCATTCACGGACAGCTTGACGCCAAGACGTTTTTTTCCGCCATGCTGTACGGATACGAGCTGCACTCGGGCACACCGCTCGATCAGCTTGTGCACGGCGGCGGGATGGTTGCCATTTTGAACGTTCTGCTGCTGATTGTCCTGGCAGGCTTTTTGAACGGCATTTTGAACCAGGCCAACATACTTACTCCGATTGTCGACAAATTGATGGGCAATACGAAAAATCCGACCGTACTGGTAGCAAAAGCGGCAGCGTTGTCACTTTTGGTCGTCATTATCAGTTGCAACCAGACCATTCCGATTCTGGTGCTTGGCTCGACGCTTCTCGAACGGTTCTCGCAATGGACCGGCGGACGCGAGCTGCTGGGCAAAACGATGCTGGACTCCACGGTTGTCATGCCTGTGCTGATCCCGTGGAACGGCCTGTCGATGGTGATGGCTTTGACGCTCGGCGTTCCTACTGTACAGACGTTGCCCTTCGTGTTTTTCAGCATTGTATTGCCGATTGTCACGATTCTCTCCACCCGAGGCTTTTCGCCGGAAGGTGGGTTTATAGCCACAAAGAATAAAGCTAGCTAA
- the gap gene encoding type I glyceraldehyde-3-phosphate dehydrogenase translates to MVKVGINGFGRIGRNVFRAALSNPNVEIVAVNDLTDAQTLAHLLKYDSVHGVLDLPVEAGENTLIVGGKEIKVLAERDPAQLKWADYGVEIVVESTGRFTKREDAAKHLEGGAKKVIISAPATNEDITIVMGVNEDKYDPAKHTVISNASCTTNCLAPFAKVLNDKFGIVRGLMTTVHSYTNDQQILDLPHKDLRRARAAAENIIPTSTGAAKAVALVLPELKGKLNGFAMRVPTPNVSVVDLVAELKTDVTVEEINNALKEAAEGPMKNILGYSEAPLVSSDYNGNPASSTIDALSTMVLEGNMVKVVSWYDNEWGYSNRVVDLCHFVAQRGL, encoded by the coding sequence ATGGTAAAAGTAGGGATTAACGGTTTTGGACGAATTGGTCGCAACGTGTTCCGCGCAGCACTCAGCAATCCGAATGTAGAAATCGTAGCCGTAAACGATTTGACTGACGCGCAAACGCTCGCTCATCTGCTCAAATACGATTCCGTGCACGGTGTGCTGGACCTGCCTGTAGAAGCGGGCGAAAACACGCTGATCGTGGGCGGAAAAGAAATCAAGGTTCTCGCTGAGCGCGATCCTGCCCAACTGAAATGGGCCGACTACGGAGTAGAGATCGTCGTTGAGTCTACAGGCCGATTCACCAAGCGCGAAGATGCGGCGAAGCACCTGGAGGGCGGAGCGAAAAAAGTCATCATTTCTGCTCCTGCTACGAATGAAGACATTACGATCGTCATGGGCGTAAACGAGGACAAATACGATCCGGCGAAGCACACCGTCATCTCCAACGCGTCCTGCACAACCAACTGCCTGGCGCCGTTTGCCAAAGTGCTGAACGACAAGTTCGGAATCGTGCGCGGTCTGATGACCACCGTGCATTCCTACACCAACGACCAGCAAATTCTCGACCTGCCGCACAAAGACTTGCGCCGTGCCCGCGCTGCTGCGGAAAACATTATCCCTACCTCCACAGGGGCAGCAAAAGCAGTGGCACTCGTGCTGCCTGAGCTGAAAGGCAAGCTGAACGGCTTCGCGATGCGCGTACCGACTCCAAACGTGTCGGTTGTCGACCTGGTAGCCGAGCTGAAAACCGATGTTACGGTAGAAGAGATCAACAACGCGCTGAAGGAAGCGGCAGAGGGTCCGATGAAAAACATCCTGGGCTACTCCGAAGCTCCGCTCGTCTCTTCCGACTACAACGGCAACCCGGCGTCCTCCACAATCGATGCGCTGTCCACGATGGTCCTGGAAGGAAACATGGTGAAAGTCGTTTCCTGGTACGATAACGAGTGGGGTTATTCCAATCGTGTCGTAGACTTGTGTCATTTTGTTGCACAGCGCGGCTTGTAA